The DNA window GTGTTTTTTATCGATAAAAAACACCCTGCCGTCATTTAAAACCGATAAAAAGCAGCAAAATACTGGCTGTCGCACGGAACCGTAACAAAACCCACCGCCTAAAATATTTCGCCCTCTAGGCTTACTGCCGACCACCTGCTAATACCTTCATTAAGACACCACCCAGGGGAATACCCGGAATAATAAATATTATTAATGCGAAATTCTGGAGGATGAAATGGAAAGAAGTCATACGATTAATACCGGGAAGGAACAGGGTGAACCCTATTCCGATCACATAATTCCGATGCCGCCGGAGGGAATGCTGGTTCGTTCGGCCAGAATTAAAAAAATTCAAACCACGGCCATGTTGTTGTTATTTTTGGCAGCCATAATCAACTTTCTTGACCGCAGTTCACTCTCGGTGGCGAACTCCACCATCCGGCAAGAAATGGGGCTGAGCGGTACCGAAATCGGCTTGTTGCTGTCGGCATTCTCCCTGGCCTATGGCATCGCCCAGTTGCCCTGCGGCCTGCTGCTGGATCGTAAAGGTCCACGCATCATGCTGGGGATCGGCATGTTTGTCTGGTCGGTATTCCAGACGCTGTCCGGCATGATCCACAACTTTACCCAATTTATCTGGGTACGTATCGGGCTGGGAATTGGCGAAGCCCCCATGAACCCGTGCGGCGTAAAGGTGATCAACGACTGGTTCAATATCAAGGATCGCGGCATGCCGATGGGTATTTTTAATGCCGCTTCGACCATCGGGCTGGCGATCAGCCCACCGATCCTCACCGCCATGATGCTGGCCTTCGGTTGGCGCGGCATGTTTATCACCATCGGCGTATTGGGTATCGCACTGTCCATCGGCTGGTACATGCTGTACCGCAACCGACAGGACGTCAGCCTGAGCGCTCAGGAACAGGCCTATTTGAATGCCGGTAGCGTCAGCGCCCGACCTGAACCAATGAACTTTCGCGAGTGGCGAGCGCTATTCAGGAACCGTACCATGTGGGGCATGATGATTGGCTTCAGCGGCATTAACTACACCGCCTGGCTGTACCTGGCCTGGCTGCCGGGTTATCTGCAGACCACTTACCATCTGGATCTGAAAAGCACCGGACTGCTGAGTGCCATTCCGTTCCTGTTTGGCGCCGCCGGCATGTTGTCGAACGGCTTCGTCACCGACTTTTTGGTACGTCGCGGCATGGCACCGCTAAAAAGCCGCAAAATTTGCATCGTCGCCGGTATGTTACTGTCCGCTTCCTTTACCGCCGTGGTCGCTCAGGCCACCACCACCTACAGCGCGGTATTGTTGATCGGCATGGCGCTGTTTTGCATTCACTTTGCCGGTACCTCCTGCTGGGGCCTGATCCACGTGGCGGTGAATTCACGCATGACCGCTTCGGTCGGCAGCATTCAAAACTTCGCCAGCTTTATCTTTGCTTCATTCGCGCCAGTGGTCACCGGTTGGATCCTGGATACCACCCACTCTTTCAGCCTGGCCCTTACCCTCTGCTCCTGCTTTACCGTCATCGGCGCGCTGTCGTATATCTTCGTGGTTAAACACCCGATCGTTGACAGCGCCGCCTGACGCTCACCCAACAGAGGGGCTGGCACTCAATTGAGGGTAAAGAAATCCAGCCCCAATGCGGCCTTCACCTGCCCCAGCGTTTGCCGACTGACCTGGTCGGCGCGTTGGGTCCCCTGACGCAGAATGCGCAACAGCTCGCCCTTGTCGGCCAGGTATTGCGCCCGACGCGTGCGGATCGGCTCCAGCAGGCTTTGCAGGCAATCTTCCAACAGGCGTTTGATTTTCATGTCGCCCAACCCACCACGGCGATAGTGCGCCTTCAGATCCGCCACCAGCGCAGCGTCCTCGCAGAAAGCATCCAGATAGGTGAACACCATGTTGCCCTCCACCTGACCAGGATCCTTGATATTCAAGTGGCCCGGATCGGTAAACATGCTCATCACCGCCTTATGCACCCGATCGGCGTCGGCGCCCAGGGTGATGGTGTTACCGCGTGACTTCGACATCTTGCCCTGCCCGTCCAGCCCCGGCAGACGGCTGACGTGACTTAACAACGGCTGGCACTCCGTCAAGACCTGTCGGCCGACAATGTGATTGAAACGCCGCACAATCTCGTTGGTTTGCTCCAGCATCGGCAGTTGGTCGTCGCCGACCGGCACGTGAGTGGCACCAAAGGCAGTAATGTCCGCCGCCTGGCTAACCGGGTAGACCAGAAAGCCGGCCGGCAGGCTGCGGGAAAAGTCTTTTTCGATGATTTCACTTTTCACCGTCGGATTGCGTTCCAGCCGCGCCACGCTGACCAGGTTGAGATAATACATGGTCAGTTCGGCCAGCGCCGGCAGCGCGGATTGCAGGCAAATCGTGGTCTTCTGCGGACAGATACCGACCGCCAGATAGTCGGCGACCAGATTAAGCACGTTGGTGCTGATTTTTTGCGGATTATTGCCGTTATCGGTCAGCCCCTGCAGGTCCGCCACCAGCACCGTTTGCTGATGGTGTTGTTGCAGCTCAACGCGCTGGCGCAGTGACCCGACGTAGTGACCTAAATGCAGGGAGCCGGTGGGACGATCGCCGGTCAGAATGGTATAGCTCATTGCCTTGCTCCTGAAAGTAAATACACCACCGGATCAACGCAATAAAAATGCCGCCAGAACCGGCGGCATTGAAAAGAGGTGTGAATACCCGTGCCGCCTTTAGAAGAGGCGCCACCAGGACTGATTGAGTGTGGATTGCATCGGTATATTCATGCTTTTAAGGTATCCCCCAGTATGGGCGTTGTCAATCACCGCAGGTTGCCAAATTCAGCGCCTGTTCAGCGGCAATACGACAAAAAGCGTCAGTCAGCGGTGAAGCCGTGCG is part of the Serratia quinivorans genome and encodes:
- the trpS2 gene encoding Tryptophan--tRNA ligase 2, with the translated sequence MSYTILTGDRPTGSLHLGHYVGSLRQRVELQQHHQQTVLVADLQGLTDNGNNPQKISTNVLNLVADYLAVGICPQKTTICLQSALPALAELTMYYLNLVSVARLERNPTVKSEIIEKDFSRSLPAGFLVYPVSQAADITAFGATHVPVGDDQLPMLEQTNEIVRRFNHIVGRQVLTECQPLLSHVSRLPGLDGQGKMSKSRGNTITLGADADRVHKAVMSMFTDPGHLNIKDPGQVEGNMVFTYLDAFCEDAALVADLKAHYRRGGLGDMKIKRLLEDCLQSLLEPIRTRRAQYLADKGELLRILRQGTQRADQVSRQTLGQVKAALGLDFFTLN
- the yjjL_1 gene encoding L-galactonate transporter, which produces MERSHTINTGKEQGEPYSDHIIPMPPEGMLVRSARIKKIQTTAMLLLFLAAIINFLDRSSLSVANSTIRQEMGLSGTEIGLLLSAFSLAYGIAQLPCGLLLDRKGPRIMLGIGMFVWSVFQTLSGMIHNFTQFIWVRIGLGIGEAPMNPCGVKVINDWFNIKDRGMPMGIFNAASTIGLAISPPILTAMMLAFGWRGMFITIGVLGIALSIGWYMLYRNRQDVSLSAQEQAYLNAGSVSARPEPMNFREWRALFRNRTMWGMMIGFSGINYTAWLYLAWLPGYLQTTYHLDLKSTGLLSAIPFLFGAAGMLSNGFVTDFLVRRGMAPLKSRKICIVAGMLLSASFTAVVAQATTTYSAVLLIGMALFCIHFAGTSCWGLIHVAVNSRMTASVGSIQNFASFIFASFAPVVTGWILDTTHSFSLALTLCSCFTVIGALSYIFVVKHPIVDSAA